Proteins from a single region of Murdochiella vaginalis:
- a CDS encoding MoxR family ATPase, whose protein sequence is MSLHQEATAICRKLGEDVLASIGQVVIGKDVPAKKMLICLLAGGHVLLEDVPGIGKTTIVHALAKAVRLDFQRIQFTPDLMPSDVTGFNMYNPKTAEFEFREGAVNTQILLADEINRSSPRTQSALLEAMQEGQVTVEGVTYALPNPFMVMATQNPVENVGTYPLPEAQMDRFMMRISIGYPSQDEEMEIISTNAMRRIQKDVKVVAEAEVITWLRDQVPQVTVTDEVKRYMLMITRKTREEDLIELGVSPRAGQMLFSAAQTLALLNGRSYVVPEDVQALVHDVLDHRIILKPQSRGRGITAHEVISDILKNTAVPR, encoded by the coding sequence ATGAGCTTACACCAAGAGGCGACAGCGATCTGTCGCAAACTCGGGGAGGATGTCTTAGCCAGTATCGGCCAAGTGGTCATCGGAAAAGATGTGCCGGCAAAAAAAATGTTGATTTGCCTGTTGGCGGGTGGACATGTCCTTTTGGAGGACGTGCCGGGCATCGGCAAAACAACGATCGTGCATGCGCTTGCGAAAGCGGTTCGTCTGGATTTTCAGCGTATTCAATTTACGCCGGATCTGATGCCTTCCGATGTTACAGGCTTTAATATGTATAATCCGAAGACAGCAGAATTTGAATTCCGCGAGGGTGCCGTTAATACACAGATTTTGTTGGCGGATGAAATTAACCGTTCGTCTCCACGCACGCAATCGGCGCTGCTCGAAGCCATGCAGGAAGGACAGGTTACGGTGGAAGGCGTGACGTATGCGCTTCCGAATCCGTTTATGGTTATGGCGACACAGAATCCGGTGGAAAATGTGGGGACCTATCCCTTACCGGAGGCACAAATGGATCGATTTATGATGCGCATTTCCATCGGCTATCCCTCGCAGGATGAAGAAATGGAAATTATTTCTACGAACGCCATGCGTCGCATCCAAAAGGATGTAAAAGTCGTAGCCGAGGCGGAGGTGATCACGTGGCTTCGTGATCAGGTCCCGCAGGTGACCGTTACCGATGAAGTAAAGCGTTACATGCTTATGATCACGCGGAAAACACGCGAGGAAGATCTCATTGAATTGGGCGTTAGTCCACGCGCGGGGCAAATGCTATTTTCCGCCGCACAAACGCTGGCGCTGCTTAATGGCCGTTCCTATGTCGTGCCGGAAGATGTGCAAGCGCTGGTGCATGATGTTTTGGATCATCGCATTATTTTAAAGCCGCAAAGCCGTGGGCGAGGGATTACAGCGCATGAGGTGATTTCCGACATTTTGAAAAATACGGCGGTTCCGCGATGA
- a CDS encoding DUF58 domain-containing protein, which produces MKGVRLRFFFWLLGAVVLFLLANTKLRPFPHILLLFWLLLPILSVLFSYLSGRHISRKEELDPLRLQHGEEGEWILELRNDSSLLPFFLHFPFPSPQGKSTTEVMIAPGEVKRLSFPFYVPHTGTYTFSSGEPIFEDLLGFFKLQFAGRATRTAECFALPQRVDGVSFLRRSEDEEGNVIERRSLTLVSDELFSVDPMQQGEPLSHTHWKLSSRLQKWMIKHYSDVEQQPIRLLVDVNPVSFDGSAHFLNTKTKSDPALEEALALRTSFLDRFYTVALTFLEKGVGIDAGDRYSQLIHLQSPAEAESLAVWIAHLPFSAIQRPWRLSQTPDRRQLIWIQCIDESTLGSLLQYESLGIDFLILSERAQQTDEILSAIARSSLDIFWLDEEA; this is translated from the coding sequence ATGAAAGGCGTTCGCCTGCGCTTTTTCTTTTGGCTTCTTGGCGCGGTCGTGCTTTTTCTGCTGGCCAATACAAAATTGCGCCCGTTTCCACACATTCTCTTGCTCTTTTGGTTGCTCTTGCCCATACTCTCCGTGCTGTTCAGCTACTTATCGGGGCGGCATATTTCCCGCAAAGAAGAGCTCGATCCTTTGCGCCTGCAGCATGGGGAAGAGGGGGAATGGATCCTGGAGCTGCGCAATGATTCTTCCTTATTGCCTTTTTTTCTGCACTTTCCGTTTCCCTCTCCACAGGGAAAGTCTACGACGGAAGTGATGATTGCTCCGGGAGAGGTGAAACGTCTTTCCTTTCCGTTCTATGTACCGCATACGGGAACCTATACGTTTTCTTCCGGAGAGCCCATTTTTGAGGATCTACTCGGCTTTTTCAAGTTGCAATTCGCAGGACGTGCTACGCGCACGGCGGAATGCTTCGCCCTTCCGCAGCGGGTGGATGGGGTTTCTTTCCTTCGCCGCTCGGAGGATGAGGAGGGAAACGTGATTGAGAGGCGGTCCCTAACGCTCGTCAGCGATGAGCTGTTTTCGGTCGATCCGATGCAGCAGGGGGAACCTCTGTCCCATACGCACTGGAAATTGAGCAGCCGTTTGCAAAAATGGATGATCAAACACTATTCCGACGTGGAACAGCAACCCATTCGATTATTAGTGGACGTTAATCCGGTTTCCTTTGATGGATCAGCACACTTTTTGAACACGAAAACCAAGAGCGACCCGGCGCTGGAAGAGGCTTTGGCTTTGCGCACATCCTTTCTGGATCGCTTTTATACGGTAGCGCTCACATTTTTGGAAAAAGGTGTCGGTATTGATGCCGGCGATCGGTATTCACAGCTGATTCATCTACAATCTCCTGCAGAAGCGGAATCGTTGGCTGTATGGATTGCGCATCTACCATTTTCCGCCATTCAACGACCCTGGCGATTGAGTCAGACACCGGATCGTCGTCAATTGATCTGGATTCAATGCATTGATGAATCCACATTGGGAAGTCTTTTACAATATGAGAGCTTAGGCATTGATTTTCTAATTCTTAGTGAACGAGCGCAACAAACGGATGAAATTCTTTCTGCTATAGCCCGTTCCAGCTTAGACATATTTTGGTTGGATGAGGAAGCGTAA